The proteins below come from a single Campylobacter sp. CCUG 57310 genomic window:
- a CDS encoding DUF1007 family protein, producing the protein MMKFGRILAALTLFASIAYSCALCALYTPTAHAQIKFDAWSDTLKTATITWTFSENFTELTMQGYDEDADKKLNEKEAWNVQKSLLDYIVPRGYLTTVSFYDGEGASENLFVKTKSQRVYIEENRLNFEYVLELNLEILPRRVVVFEIIDREGFFNFKIANNEPYRITESIFIVPNSNLNTVFFEMSEQKPKISNKDKPELSSLVKNKNLEEIDAIDEAKFNSLARTTIGFLDRLKELIKENSTAFEASKFALIMLFSFVYGFLHAAGPGHGKLLTTSYFAASGGSYLKAFGFSLKIGILHVLGALMLVWITMSLLESFAANVANSAANLTTKISAIIIMAISAYMIFTKLKSLKPKVHNYKFSSHKADCGCAACKAMEVKPKSLNEWFVALAASLVPCPGTIIVFILAFSLNSWFIGVMSGVFMALGMSIVIFIAAVFGTKVNALSKYKNLKIYCEFLALLVMFGLGAFMFFIAGRISVL; encoded by the coding sequence ATGATGAAATTTGGGCGCATACTGGCCGCATTGACGCTTTTTGCGTCCATTGCCTACTCGTGTGCGCTTTGTGCGCTTTACACACCCACAGCTCATGCGCAGATCAAATTTGACGCATGGAGCGACACGCTTAAAACAGCCACGATAACTTGGACGTTTTCAGAAAATTTCACCGAGCTAACCATGCAAGGATACGACGAGGATGCCGATAAAAAGCTAAACGAAAAAGAAGCTTGGAACGTCCAAAAGTCCTTGCTTGACTACATCGTGCCGCGCGGGTATCTTACTACGGTTAGCTTTTATGACGGCGAGGGTGCGAGCGAAAATTTATTCGTCAAAACAAAGAGCCAGCGCGTTTATATCGAAGAAAACAGGCTAAATTTCGAGTATGTTTTGGAGCTAAATTTAGAAATTTTGCCTCGCCGTGTGGTTGTGTTTGAGATAATCGATCGCGAAGGATTTTTTAACTTCAAAATCGCAAATAACGAGCCTTACAGGATAACCGAATCCATTTTCATAGTGCCAAATTCAAATTTAAACACCGTGTTTTTTGAGATGAGTGAGCAAAAACCTAAAATTTCAAACAAAGACAAGCCTGAGCTTAGCTCGCTTGTAAAAAACAAAAATTTAGAAGAGATTGATGCGATAGACGAAGCGAAATTTAACTCTCTTGCTAGAACCACGATAGGCTTTTTAGACAGGCTAAAAGAACTCATCAAAGAAAACTCAACCGCATTTGAAGCTTCAAAATTTGCCCTCATTATGCTTTTTAGCTTCGTCTACGGCTTTTTGCACGCAGCGGGCCCTGGGCATGGCAAACTGCTTACGACATCGTATTTTGCGGCAAGCGGAGGCAGCTACTTAAAAGCTTTTGGCTTCTCGCTTAAAATCGGCATTTTGCACGTGCTTGGCGCGCTCATGCTGGTTTGGATTACCATGAGTTTGCTTGAAAGTTTTGCGGCAAACGTAGCAAATTCCGCTGCAAATTTGACGACTAAAATTTCAGCCATTATCATCATGGCGATCTCTGCTTATATGATATTTACGAAGCTAAAATCGCTCAAACCAAAAGTTCATAACTACAAATTTAGCTCTCACAAAGCAGACTGCGGATGTGCGGCTTGTAAAGCAATGGAAGTTAAACCAAAGAGCCTAAACGAGTGGTTTGTAGCGCTTGCAGCCTCGCTTGTGCCGTGTCCCGGCACCATCATCGTATTTATACTTGCATTTAGTCTAAACAGCTGGTTTATAGGCGTGATGAGCGGCGTTTTTATGGCGCTTGGTATGAGTATAGTTATATTTATCGCAGCGGTCTTTGGCACGAAGGTAAATGCGCTCTCAAAATATAAAAATTTAAAAATTTACTGCGAATTCCTAGCTCTTTTAGTGATGTTTGGCTTGGGAGCTTTTATGTTTTTTATCGCGGGTAGGATATCGGTTTTATGA
- a CDS encoding metal ABC transporter ATP-binding protein, translating to MNGVKIENLSFGYDENLIFENINLSYDIKDFLAIIGPNGGGKSTLLRLMLGLLRHKSGEIKIFDKNPSEVSKTIGYVPQNIFINANFPMRVLEVVLMGRIDRKIFGFYTKNDKSEAMKALEKVGMNEFANSRIGELSGGQRQRVYIARALCAKAKILMLDEPTASIDTKGQAAIYSLLSEINKEGIGVILISHDVNIALSFATKVAYVNHKIHMHDITPDRSKQEFIAHLAHEHNHFCDVEIALKECGCKSLDKG from the coding sequence ATGAACGGGGTTAAGATAGAAAATTTGTCGTTTGGATACGATGAGAATTTGATATTTGAAAATATAAATTTAAGCTATGATATCAAGGATTTTCTAGCTATCATAGGCCCAAACGGCGGGGGCAAATCAACCCTGCTTCGCCTTATGCTAGGGCTTTTAAGGCATAAAAGTGGCGAGATAAAGATATTTGATAAAAACCCTAGCGAGGTTAGCAAAACCATAGGATACGTCCCTCAAAACATCTTCATAAACGCGAATTTTCCGATGAGAGTTTTAGAAGTGGTGCTTATGGGGCGAATAGATAGGAAAATTTTCGGCTTTTACACAAAGAACGATAAATCAGAAGCGATGAAAGCGCTTGAAAAAGTCGGTATGAACGAGTTTGCAAACTCTCGCATAGGCGAGCTTTCAGGCGGGCAAAGACAAAGAGTTTATATCGCAAGAGCGCTTTGCGCAAAGGCTAAAATTCTCATGCTTGATGAGCCAACCGCAAGCATCGACACCAAAGGACAAGCCGCGATTTACAGCCTGCTTAGCGAGATAAACAAAGAAGGAATCGGTGTCATCTTGATAAGCCATGACGTAAATATCGCACTTAGCTTCGCTACGAAAGTTGCTTACGTAAATCACAAAATTCACATGCACGACATCACGCCCGATCGTTCAAAGCAAGAATTCATAGCTCATCTTGCACACGAGCATAATCACTTTTGCGATGTCGAGATCGCGCTTAAGGAGTGCGGTTGCAAGAGCTTAGACAAAGGGTAA
- a CDS encoding thioesterase family protein, protein MRIFSYKFKVGKEAIDINNHANNAYYLVWMQEAAFAHSNFVGDTFEEQLKNNSTWVIKRNEIDYLEQIYLGDEIEIKTWTKQARKVSSNRFYEFIKDGKIIAKAITTYVYFDLDKKRPKAIPDHLAELYGENEEI, encoded by the coding sequence ATGAGAATTTTTAGCTACAAATTTAAAGTAGGCAAAGAGGCCATAGACATAAACAACCACGCAAACAACGCATACTATCTTGTTTGGATGCAAGAAGCGGCTTTTGCGCACTCAAATTTCGTAGGAGATACGTTTGAAGAGCAGCTTAAAAACAACTCGACTTGGGTTATAAAACGCAACGAAATCGACTATTTAGAGCAAATTTATTTAGGCGACGAGATCGAGATAAAAACATGGACAAAACAGGCTAGAAAAGTTAGTTCAAACAGATTTTACGAATTTATAAAAGACGGCAAGATCATAGCTAAAGCCATAACCACTTACGTATATTTTGACCTTGACAAAAAGCGTCCAAAGGCGATCCCAGATCATCTTGCGGAGCTTTACGGCGAAAATGAGGAAATTTAA
- a CDS encoding metal ABC transporter solute-binding protein, Zn/Mn family, with the protein MKKILAFLCFGALVCFAKPVVSVSILPQEFFVKQIAGDTVEVNTMVSPGADPHTYEPKPKQMKSLENSKLYFAIGIEFEEVWLPKFQQSFPKLKFIFTQKGIERVAMQEHEHEGHEKKEHCHEHNGKVHCHSHDGLDPHIWLDPVLVKTQAKNILNGLVRVFPEHKELYSANYQEFLVKLDELDKFIKDKLTNLKNREFIVYHPSWGYFAKRYDLEQISIEVEGKEPKPAELANLIKEAKEHGVKVIFVAPQFSKKSANLIAKETGAKVVEIDQLPLDWEAELKKTAEIFAKSL; encoded by the coding sequence ATGAAGAAAATTTTAGCTTTTTTATGTTTTGGCGCGCTTGTATGCTTTGCAAAACCCGTCGTTAGTGTAAGTATATTACCTCAGGAATTTTTCGTAAAACAGATCGCAGGCGACACGGTTGAAGTAAATACCATGGTATCTCCTGGAGCCGATCCTCACACTTACGAGCCAAAGCCAAAGCAGATGAAATCTCTTGAAAACAGCAAACTTTATTTTGCCATAGGCATTGAATTTGAAGAGGTTTGGTTGCCGAAATTTCAGCAGTCGTTTCCAAAGCTAAAATTTATCTTTACTCAAAAAGGGATAGAAAGAGTCGCTATGCAAGAGCATGAGCATGAAGGACATGAGAAAAAAGAGCATTGCCACGAGCACAACGGAAAAGTGCATTGTCATAGCCACGACGGGCTTGATCCACACATCTGGCTTGATCCGGTGCTTGTAAAAACTCAGGCTAAAAACATCCTAAACGGACTTGTTAGAGTTTTTCCCGAGCATAAAGAGCTTTATAGCGCAAATTACCAGGAATTTCTCGTTAAGCTAGACGAACTTGACAAATTCATCAAAGATAAGCTTACAAATCTTAAAAACCGCGAATTTATCGTGTATCACCCATCTTGGGGATACTTTGCAAAGCGCTATGATTTAGAGCAAATTTCAATCGAAGTCGAGGGCAAAGAGCCAAAACCCGCAGAGCTTGCAAACCTCATCAAGGAGGCAAAAGAGCACGGCGTAAAGGTGATCTTCGTAGCGCCTCAGTTTTCTAAAAAATCGGCAAATTTAATCGCAAAAGAGACAGGTGCAAAGGTAGTTGAGATAGATCAGCTCCCGCTTGACTGGGAGGCTGAGCTTAAAAAGACAGCCGAAATTTTCGCCAAGAGTCTTTAA
- a CDS encoding metal ABC transporter permease: MLEALNLEFMQNALMAGLLVSIACGVIGSLVVINRMVFIAGGIAHGAYGGLGLAFYFSLEPLLGASGFAIFLALLIATITLNDKSKMDSVIGALWAFGMAFGIILIDLTPGYNVDLMSYLFGSILAVPDSDLAFMAAVDCVILLIVTLLYRQFEALSFDAEFAKLRGVKTTLLYYVLVCMMALSVVMTIRAVGLILVIALLTIPPYIAQNFSKRLGAMMLNATLISAAFCISGLWLSFEANLTSGASIILIASICFFIFTAISRR; the protein is encoded by the coding sequence ATGCTAGAAGCGCTAAATTTGGAATTTATGCAAAATGCCCTTATGGCAGGGCTTTTAGTAAGTATCGCATGCGGAGTTATCGGCTCGCTTGTAGTTATAAATCGCATGGTTTTCATCGCAGGAGGCATAGCACACGGAGCTTACGGCGGACTTGGGCTGGCGTTTTACTTTTCGCTTGAGCCGCTTCTTGGAGCAAGCGGATTTGCGATATTTCTAGCACTCCTGATAGCTACTATCACGCTAAACGATAAAAGCAAAATGGACTCGGTTATCGGAGCACTTTGGGCGTTTGGAATGGCGTTTGGCATTATCTTAATCGATCTAACGCCCGGATACAACGTAGATCTCATGAGCTATCTTTTTGGCTCGATTTTAGCGGTGCCTGATAGCGATTTAGCCTTTATGGCGGCGGTTGATTGTGTCATCTTGCTTATAGTTACGCTGCTTTACAGGCAGTTTGAAGCCCTTAGTTTTGATGCGGAATTCGCCAAACTTCGCGGAGTAAAAACCACACTTTTATACTATGTGCTAGTCTGCATGATGGCGCTAAGTGTCGTTATGACGATACGCGCAGTGGGGCTTATCTTAGTCATCGCACTTCTTACCATACCGCCTTATATAGCGCAAAATTTTTCTAAACGCCTTGGCGCAATGATGCTAAACGCCACTCTTATCTCGGCTGCGTTTTGCATATCGGGGCTTTGGCTTAGCTTTGAAGCGAACTTAACAAGCGGAGCAAGCATAATACTTATAGCCTCAATCTGCTTTTTTATATTTACGGCTATAAGCAGACGCTAA
- a CDS encoding Fur family transcriptional regulator, with protein sequence MSPQELLRINDIKATPLRLQILEILSRADTPLGYDEILSKIKANKTTFYRSMEIFEAKGIIVKSENNHKNFYELAGEAKAYFVCDVCRKMTNIDMPNLNQSHVKSVVVKGICDDCF encoded by the coding sequence ATGTCGCCTCAAGAGCTCTTAAGGATAAACGATATAAAGGCAACTCCGCTTCGGTTGCAAATTTTAGAAATTTTATCTCGCGCCGATACTCCGCTTGGATATGATGAAATTTTAAGCAAAATTAAGGCCAATAAAACGACATTTTACCGCTCGATGGAGATTTTTGAAGCTAAAGGCATTATCGTAAAAAGCGAAAACAACCACAAAAATTTTTACGAGCTTGCAGGCGAAGCAAAGGCGTATTTTGTCTGTGATGTTTGCAGAAAGATGACAAATATCGATATGCCGAATTTAAACCAAAGCCACGTTAAAAGCGTAGTTGTAAAGGGAATTTGCGATGATTGCTTTTAA
- a CDS encoding cytochrome-c peroxidase, whose translation MIFLMSMSLFANSRPVAPIEVIKYDEKKAQLGKNLFYDTRLSPSGTVSCERCHNLYWNTSGTIDHNIKVSISGYMNPPTVLNAASNFLFFKNGRVRNMKDQVIESITDLNQLGSTKEFVVKKVSSNAKYRSQFYAVYDDGVTFENIVDAIAEFQKALITPNARFDQFLRGDENALNSDEKRGFELFKKVGCINCHSGRNLGANVYYNVQLDDNSVKAETGYYKVPGLRNIAKTAPYFYNGKQDNLKEAIRHISGLQVSQDITDEEMEFIYKFLLTLSGEKPEILK comes from the coding sequence TTGATATTTTTAATGTCCATGTCGCTTTTTGCAAATAGCCGACCGGTAGCACCGATTGAGGTTATTAAGTATGATGAGAAAAAAGCGCAGCTTGGCAAAAACCTTTTTTACGATACCAGACTTAGCCCAAGCGGAACCGTTTCTTGTGAAAGATGCCATAATCTTTACTGGAATACAAGCGGTACGATAGATCACAATATCAAAGTTTCCATAAGCGGCTATATGAATCCTCCTACCGTGTTAAATGCCGCATCAAATTTTTTGTTTTTCAAAAACGGTAGAGTAAGAAATATGAAAGATCAGGTCATAGAGAGCATAACCGATCTAAATCAGCTTGGAAGCACAAAGGAATTCGTAGTAAAAAAAGTAAGCTCCAACGCTAAATATAGAAGCCAGTTTTATGCCGTTTATGATGACGGAGTAACTTTTGAAAATATAGTTGATGCTATAGCGGAATTTCAAAAAGCTCTTATAACTCCTAATGCAAGGTTTGATCAGTTTTTAAGAGGCGATGAAAACGCCCTTAATAGCGATGAAAAAAGAGGTTTTGAACTGTTTAAAAAAGTCGGATGCATAAACTGCCATAGCGGCAGAAATTTAGGCGCAAATGTATATTATAACGTACAGCTTGACGATAATTCAGTTAAAGCCGAGACGGGGTATTATAAAGTGCCCGGACTTAGAAATATCGCTAAAACGGCTCCGTATTTTTACAACGGCAAGCAGGATAATTTAAAAGAGGCGATCAGGCATATTTCAGGTCTTCAAGTATCTCAGGATATCACTGATGAAGAGATGGAATTTATATATAAATTTTTACTTACCTTAAGTGGCGAAAAGCCTGAAATTTTAAAATGA
- a CDS encoding class I SAM-dependent methyltransferase: protein MKSSWDKKAANYSRYEGELNEFQKEFFDKLDKYGIDFKEKTLIDVGCGTGVKTLHLAKMCKNVTGLDLSTKMLEVMSDDARKFGISNLRIVESDWTSFKLDQIYDIAFSTMSPAIATVEDFDKFTSAGKQRVYLWWNKPRNSDLINKFYEIYGERKGWFDRASGFEYHLQMQKIPFKSEIIQEVRSKDLSLQEAYENVTWHLEIGEIKFDEKSLKNELEKQSINGKITETISSSMKLLVF from the coding sequence ATGAAGAGCTCTTGGGATAAAAAAGCGGCTAATTACTCAAGATATGAGGGCGAACTTAACGAATTTCAAAAAGAATTTTTTGATAAGTTAGATAAATACGGAATAGACTTTAAAGAAAAAACTCTTATAGATGTGGGTTGTGGAACAGGTGTAAAAACTCTTCATCTTGCTAAAATGTGTAAAAACGTAACAGGTCTTGATCTCTCGACCAAGATGCTTGAGGTTATGAGCGATGACGCTCGCAAATTCGGTATCTCAAATTTAAGGATAGTTGAGAGCGATTGGACGAGCTTTAAGCTTGATCAAATTTACGATATAGCTTTTAGCACTATGAGTCCGGCGATCGCAACCGTAGAGGACTTTGATAAATTTACAAGTGCAGGCAAGCAAAGAGTTTATCTATGGTGGAATAAGCCTAGAAATTCGGACTTAATCAATAAATTTTATGAAATTTACGGCGAGAGAAAAGGGTGGTTTGATAGAGCAAGCGGGTTTGAGTATCACTTGCAAATGCAAAAAATTCCTTTTAAATCAGAGATTATCCAAGAGGTAAGAAGCAAGGATTTGAGTTTACAGGAAGCTTACGAAAATGTTACTTGGCATTTAGAAATCGGCGAAATTAAATTTGATGAAAAATCCCTTAAAAACGAACTTGAAAAGCAAAGTATAAACGGAAAAATAACAGAAACTATCAGCTCTTCAATGAAACTTTTGGTGTTTTAG